Within Microterricola gilva, the genomic segment GGCCGTCTGCCCGATCCCGTTGAAATCCAAGCTGCCGGCCTGGTCCTTGACCGTTCCGACGAGGCCTTGGGCTTCTTCCAGAGCATCCTTCGCAGTGAGGGCCTTCGTGGCCAACCAGGCACCGCCGGCGACGAACAAGACGAGAACTCCCGCGGTCGCGATGAGAACGGTCCTGCCTGCTGCGCCGCGCTGGCGGCGCGCATGACGGACGGCATCCGATGTCCGCACCGTGCGGTTCGCTGGAGCGTTGGACGCGTCTGCACGGGAACGAGCGCGCCGGCCTCGACCACGAGTTGTTTCGATCACCGTACGAACCGTAGCGTATGCGCAATGGGAACTTGCTGAGGCACAGCCCAGACGGGGCGTCGCCGGCCGAACCGACAGGCGACTGGACTATCCCGCAGGGCAACCCTCGGCGTTGACGGTGGTCGTCGTCGCGTTGAGCATCGGGGTCGTGCGGAGGCCCGGAGGGCCGTAGACACCTTCTGGCCCTGCGAACGTCGCGCGCAGCCCCACCGTCTCACCAGGGCTCAGCATCACCCAGTATGTCGCGACGGGGCGACCGAGGTCGGTGCCGGCATCGCCCACGAACGTCTCGGCATCGCCGCCGAGCGTGATCGTCGCACCGGTCAGCGTCGTTCCCGGCGGCCCGTAAACGAAGACTTGAGTCTTGAACTTCTCGCCCCTCCACACTCCGCTGGCAACGAACGGCGGCAAAGCGTCCGCCTGTTCTTGGGTGAGCATCGAATGCAGTTCAACATCGGTCGTGAACGTCGGAGAAGCAGCAGTGCACGCGTCGCTCGTCAGGGTTGCAGCCGTCTGCAGATAGAAGTCGACCTTCGATACCGACATGTCGCGGAAGAAGACCCCGGTCACGCTCTCCGCCGTGTTGTCGCTTGGCAGGATGCCGGCCAACGGCGTGCGTGCAAGCGCGGCCTGTTCCTCGGGGTGTGCGCTCCACATCATGATCCGGTGCTCGTCGACGCCCCGTGTGACCGCGGATGCCAGCGCGGCGGTGTCGCCGGTGGACTGAGTCAGCGCGGTGAACACCGCACGCGCGGCCTCCGCGAAGAATGCGTCCGTCAGGTCGGGGCCGTCTTCGCCCGGGTAGCGCAGGTAGATCCCGTTCAGGAGGAGTGCGACGGCGTTCTCCCCGCTCAGCTGATCACCGCTGCTGAGCGCGACGGGGCCCGTCGCCTTCAAGATGTACGAGAGAGCCACAGGGTCGACCGCGATGACTCCGTCTGGTGCGCCCCCGATGTCGCGTGACCAGAACGCGGCGGCGAGCTGGGCCGCGGTCGGAAAGTCGGGGCGGCTGGTCGCCAGGTTGAGCGTTGCGTACATGTAGGGGTTGAACACGGCGGCCACGCCGGGATCGACGGGGAGCACAGGCACGTTGAGGTCTCGCCCGAACGACTGGCTGGATGCCTGCCTGCCGATGGAGATGACGCCGTCGTCGATCGTCAGCTCCGTCAGAGCGGCGGCCGTGCCACCGAGTGCGGTCGACTCGGCCAGATTCTGGAACACGAGAACATAGCTGCGCGGTCCAGAAGAACCGAGCATGTCTGGCGCGAGCTGCAGCGCCGTGTCGAGCTCGTCGACGACCGGCAACGCTCCGGCCAGCTGTTCGGCGAGACTGCGACCGGCAGCCGAGAGCGGCGGCAGCGTCTGATCGAAGTCGACGGCGTCGATGGTCCGCGCTGCGGAGCGGATCGCTGCCGCTGCCGGGCCCGCGATGTCTGCGAGGTGGCGGACAGACTCCATATTGATCCGGCCGTTGACGGGTTTGATGACGTCGAGCGTGAGGGTGTCGGCCGCGGCGGCAAGCGGTGCAACGGCATCCCGTGCGATCAGCTCGGCAGACTCGGCGATCGCGCGGACCGCGCCGAGGTTCGCGCCAAGCATCGGCACGGCCTCGGCCGCGCTCCAGATGGGGTCTTGCGTCTGTTCGAGCGCCATCGCGGTCAGTGCGCTGAGCTCCTCGGATGCCGCGGGTAGGCCTGACCGGTCTCCGTCGGCCAGCTGGGCAGCGACGGTGCGCATCAGCACTTCTGCCTGTTCGAGTGCCGACTTCGCGTTCAGCACCCGCATCGCGAGCCACCCGGAGGCGGCCAGTGCGAGAAGCACGACCGCGAGCAACACGATCAGCACGACCCGCTTGGTCCGCGGGCGGTGCGCATCAGCGACGCCGTCTCCAGCAACTCCCACGAATTGAACGTAGCTCACCGAAGCACTTCTCGGTGATTATTCCTCCGGAACCGGCTCCGGCTCGTGCCGACGCAGGGCGTCGCGCCAGCTCATGCTCTGCGAGGCCTTGATGGCGCAGACGATGAGCAGCATCCAGCCGTATTCTCCGAGCACCGTGCTCTCGGCGAAGGAGGTGACGGTGAGCGCGACAACGATGAGTGCGGGCCAGACGTAGACGGAGCTGCGCTTCTCGCTGGCGAGCAGCCACGAGCGCACGAGCGCGAAGCCGATGAGCGCACTGAAGCTGATGACGCCGACGATGCCGAGCTGGAAGTACACGTCGTAGAAGGCGCTGAGCGCCGAACTCTGAGTGCCGCGGGTGGCGAGGTTGATCCAGATGTACGGGGGCTCGATCGGCGGCCATGCACCCACCCAGCCCCAACCCTGCAGCGTGTTCATCTGCGAGTAACGCACGATCTCGCGCCAGACGGCGATGCGCACCTCGAATTCGCTTCCGGCGTTGAGCAGCTCGAGGATCCTGGAGCGCGTCAGCCAGAGCACGGCTGCGGTGATCGCCACGATGGCGAGCAGGCCGAGCTGCCAGTACATCCGCGTCGCGCTCGGCACCCGGCGGATGCCGGCGAGCGCCAGCGCGGCGAGGACGACGACGATGAATGCGCCCATGGTCACGGGGGAGCCGGAGAGCAGCACGCAGAGCGTCGCGAGCCCGATCGAGAATGCGCCGAGCATCCGCGGCACCGACCGCGTCATGAACTCGATGGAGAAGGTGATCAGCGCGATCAGCGCGATCAGGCCGAGCTGGTTGCGGCTGCCGAAGATGCCCTGCAGCGGCCCGAGCGATGTCAGGTTGCCCTGGATGTCGAGGAAGGCGATCGGCAGGTCGAGGAGGACACCGGAGAGCACCTCGAGCGCGAGGGAGACGCCGAGCAGGACGCGCAGCACGTCGCCGAGGCCGCGCACGAGCTGGATGGTGTCGCGCACGAGCGTCAGATAGACGCCGAGCGCCGTGAAGAGCAGCAGGTAGAGCACCCGGGCTCCGCTCAGCACCGTCGTCGTGCTCCAGAACACCGAGATGATGGCCCAGCCGAGGAAGACGAGCAGGGTGATCGGCGGCAGGCCGTACCAGTCGATCGCCTGCCTGCGGGCGAGGAGCGAGAGGGTGGCG encodes:
- a CDS encoding DUF4012 domain-containing protein; this encodes MGVAGDGVADAHRPRTKRVVLIVLLAVVLLALAASGWLAMRVLNAKSALEQAEVLMRTVAAQLADGDRSGLPAASEELSALTAMALEQTQDPIWSAAEAVPMLGANLGAVRAIAESAELIARDAVAPLAAAADTLTLDVIKPVNGRINMESVRHLADIAGPAAAAIRSAARTIDAVDFDQTLPPLSAAGRSLAEQLAGALPVVDELDTALQLAPDMLGSSGPRSYVLVFQNLAESTALGGTAAALTELTIDDGVISIGRQASSQSFGRDLNVPVLPVDPGVAAVFNPYMYATLNLATSRPDFPTAAQLAAAFWSRDIGGAPDGVIAVDPVALSYILKATGPVALSSGDQLSGENAVALLLNGIYLRYPGEDGPDLTDAFFAEAARAVFTALTQSTGDTAALASAVTRGVDEHRIMMWSAHPEEQAALARTPLAGILPSDNTAESVTGVFFRDMSVSKVDFYLQTAATLTSDACTAASPTFTTDVELHSMLTQEQADALPPFVASGVWRGEKFKTQVFVYGPPGTTLTGATITLGGDAETFVGDAGTDLGRPVATYWVMLSPGETVGLRATFAGPEGVYGPPGLRTTPMLNATTTTVNAEGCPAG
- a CDS encoding O-antigen ligase family protein, giving the protein MDAARHPVFPPAVAHLFGSARFASALTLCILGAAFSTHLLRATMGWPGLLAILVALVALATLSLLARRQAIDWYGLPPITLLVFLGWAIISVFWSTTTVLSGARVLYLLLFTALGVYLTLVRDTIQLVRGLGDVLRVLLGVSLALEVLSGVLLDLPIAFLDIQGNLTSLGPLQGIFGSRNQLGLIALIALITFSIEFMTRSVPRMLGAFSIGLATLCVLLSGSPVTMGAFIVVVLAALALAGIRRVPSATRMYWQLGLLAIVAITAAVLWLTRSRILELLNAGSEFEVRIAVWREIVRYSQMNTLQGWGWVGAWPPIEPPYIWINLATRGTQSSALSAFYDVYFQLGIVGVISFSALIGFALVRSWLLASEKRSSVYVWPALIVVALTVTSFAESTVLGEYGWMLLIVCAIKASQSMSWRDALRRHEPEPVPEE